A region from the Triticum urartu cultivar G1812 chromosome 1, Tu2.1, whole genome shotgun sequence genome encodes:
- the LOC125534297 gene encoding uncharacterized protein LOC125534297, giving the protein MAGLREMAIFYSQERSFFHRLVRDLGQEKEHMRWVIALWLWFEADGNDKFMRRAAALPGPVVLRFVDEALACLARLAGRVLPGASTLLPCTNALLNKPIDDVTYFDEHRDNIMPRVKLLYKTVCRVVLDDACASDDAVFFPRSSAASAPRAIGTPVLASAVSPPPQTPTTPRFADLNAIVTPRFSQLNAMAPPWAPIRLAQPYQPQPQPQPQHQHQQHQMMIVDRLPEEFRSLFITFSRGYPIDKDDIRDFFNSLHGRPCVEDVMVERAAPGQMPVYGRVVLQSADMIPALLGGEPTAKFIIKGRHLWARVYVPCSRNTFQA; this is encoded by the exons ATGGCTGGATTGCGTGAGATGGCTATATTCTACTCACAAGAGCGCAGCTTCTTCCACCGGCTGGTGCGCGACCTCGGGCAGGAGAAGGAGCATATGAGGTGGGTGATCGCGCTCTGGCTCTGGTTCGAGGCCGATGGGAACGACAAGTTCATGCGCCGCGCGGCCGCGCTTCCGGGCCCCGTCGTGCTGCGCTTCGTCGACGAGGCGCTGGCGTGCCTCGCCCGCCTCGCCGGCCGCGTGCTCCCCGGCGCCAGCACCCTCCTCCCCTGCACCAACGCGCTCCTCAACAAGCCCATCGACGACGTCACCTACTTCGACGAGCACCGCGACAACATCATGCCCCGCGTCAAGTTACTGTACAAGACCGTCTGCCGCGTCGTCCTCGACGACGCCTGCGCCTCCGACGACGCCGTCTTCTTTCCCAGGAGCAGCGCCGCCTCCGCGCCGCGCGCCATCGGCACTCCCGTGCTCGCCAGCGCCGTCTCCCCACCCCCCCAGACGCCAACGACGCCGAGGTTCGCCGACCTGAACGCAATAGTGACGCCGAGGTTCTCCCAGCTGAACGCGATGGCGCCGCCGTGGGCCCCGATCCGGCTGGCGCAGCCGTACCagccccagccccagccccaACCCCAGCACCAGCACCAGCAGCATCAGATGATGATCGTCGACCGCCTTCCAGAGGAGTTCCGCTCGCTCTTCATCACCTTCTCCCGCGGCTACCCCATCGACAAGGACGACATCAGGGACTTCTTCAACTC GCTGCACGGGCGCCCGTGCGTGGAGGACGTGATGGTGGAGAGGGCGGCGCCGGGGCAGATGCCGGTGTACGGGAGGGTGGTGCTGCAGAGCGCGGACATGATCCCGGCGCTGCTCGGGGGCGAGCCGACGGCCAAGTTCATCATCAAGGGCAGGCACCTCTGGGCCAGGGTCTACGTGCCCTGCTCCAGGAACACCTTCCAAGCCTGA